Proteins encoded by one window of Vitis riparia cultivar Riparia Gloire de Montpellier isolate 1030 chromosome 11, EGFV_Vit.rip_1.0, whole genome shotgun sequence:
- the LOC117924678 gene encoding metallothiol transferase FosB-like — protein MEGRAENPLLLKSVNHISLVCRSVEKSLDFYQNVLGFFSIRRPGSFDFEGAWLYNYGMGIHLLQSEDPDNMPKISLQINPKDNHISFQCESMATVEKKLKEMKIEYVQSRVEEGGICVDQLFFHDPDGSMIEICNCDNLPVIPLGGGGGDTTLCSRINCNVQQQQQLQQAAGQIKQQQVTCLPSIPINEEYLPWA, from the exons ATGGAGGGAAGAGCGGAGAATCCTCTGCTTCTTAAGTCTGTGAATCATATCTCACTTGTGTGTAGATCAGTTGAGAAATCTCTTGATTTCTATCAGAATGTTCTTGGGTTCTTTTCCATCAGGAGGCCTGGCTCCTTTGATTTTGAGGGTGCATG GTTATACAATTATGGCATGGGCATACATCTCCTGCAATCTGAAGACCCTGACAACATGCCCAAGATCAGCCTGCAGATTAATCCCAAGGACAACCACATTTCATTTCAA TGTGAAAGCATGGCAACAGTGGAGAAAAAGCTTAAGGAGATGAAGATAGAGTACGTGCAAAGTAGGGTGGAGGAGGGTGGAATCTGCGTTGATCAACTCTTCTTCCACGATCCTGATGGCTCCATGATCGAGATCTGCAACTGCGACAACCTCCCTGTGATACCGCTAGGCGGTGGCGGTGGAGACACCACGTTATGCTCGCGTATCAACTGCAATGTCCAGCAACAGCAACAGCTGCAACAGGCTGCAGGGCAGATTAAGCAGCAGCAGGTTACATGTCTGCCTTCCATTCCCATCAATGAAGAGTATCTCCCTTGGGCTTGA